The Candidatus Margulisiibacteriota bacterium genome contains a region encoding:
- a CDS encoding UDP-3-O-(3-hydroxymyristoyl)glucosamine N-acyltransferase has product MNLAGLAEVVSGIISGNAELTVTKASTIEEAGVGDLVFVLEDKNLIPAFSSSASAVVTAKLPANLQGKSALVVGNPRLALAKVLSIFSANISTPFVSDHSIIAPSARLGRNITIHPFVTIGENCEIGDNTTIFPNVTVYDRVKIGSSVIIHAGARIGVDGFGFAWENNQHVKIPQIGEVIIEDNVEIYANVCVARGTLGTTRIRKGSKIDNLTHIAHNCDIGENCAITALVGFAGSVTFGKHVQVGGMAGFNGHI; this is encoded by the coding sequence CATAATTAGCGGAAACGCGGAGCTTACTGTTACTAAAGCTTCAACCATTGAGGAAGCCGGGGTTGGGGATCTAGTCTTTGTCCTTGAAGACAAAAACCTCATCCCGGCTTTTTCTTCGTCTGCCTCTGCCGTTGTAACCGCCAAACTCCCGGCCAACCTGCAAGGCAAGTCGGCCCTGGTCGTCGGAAACCCTCGCCTTGCTTTGGCCAAGGTCCTGTCCATTTTTTCTGCCAACATTTCCACCCCTTTTGTTTCTGATCATTCAATTATCGCCCCTAGCGCCAGGCTGGGCCGCAACATAACGATTCATCCTTTTGTCACCATTGGTGAAAATTGTGAGATCGGCGACAATACAACGATTTTCCCCAATGTAACTGTTTATGACCGGGTGAAGATCGGCTCCAGCGTAATCATCCACGCCGGGGCAAGGATCGGGGTGGATGGGTTTGGCTTCGCCTGGGAAAACAACCAGCATGTAAAGATTCCTCAGATCGGGGAAGTTATCATCGAAGACAATGTTGAGATCTACGCCAACGTCTGCGTCGCCCGCGGCACACTGGGAACGACCCGGATCAGAAAAGGGAGCAAGATCGACAATCTCACCCATATCGCCCACAATTGCGATATTGGAGAAAATTGCGCTATTACCGCCCTGGTCGGCTTTGCCGGCTCGGTTACCTTCGGTAAGCATGTGCAGGTCGGCGGGATGGCCGGATTTAACGGACACATTA